In Chryseobacterium lactis, a single genomic region encodes these proteins:
- a CDS encoding DUF3347 domain-containing protein: MKTILFSLLAIGTFAFTSCKENKEQKNTTGTTMQHDMSTMSDSSAMDNMAMDAKVTVTTAKKTTADLTELYSHYTHLTFALSGDDDKEAVSAAKGILASFPKIDKNGFSAEQKKEFADLESSISENAEHIADNAGKIDHQREHLDLMSADFYDLLKDFGTPKPVYKVFCPMYNDNKGAFWLSDSREVKNPYLGKEMLSCGEVQEEIK; this comes from the coding sequence ATGAAAACAATACTATTCAGCCTTTTGGCAATCGGCACTTTTGCATTCACTTCTTGTAAGGAAAACAAAGAACAGAAAAACACCACTGGTACAACCATGCAGCATGATATGAGTACAATGTCGGACAGTTCAGCGATGGACAATATGGCAATGGATGCTAAGGTAACCGTGACCACCGCCAAAAAAACTACCGCTGACCTTACGGAGCTCTATTCTCATTACACCCACCTTACATTCGCGTTGTCCGGTGATGATGATAAAGAAGCGGTGAGTGCGGCCAAAGGGATCCTCGCTTCTTTTCCCAAAATAGACAAAAACGGTTTTTCTGCTGAACAGAAAAAAGAATTTGCTGATCTCGAATCAAGCATCAGTGAAAACGCCGAGCACATTGCAGATAACGCCGGAAAGATTGATCATCAGCGCGAACATCTGGATTTAATGAGCGCAGATTTTTACGACCTGCTGAAAGATTTCGGAACTCCAAAACCGGTGTACAAAGTATTCTGCCCGATGTATAATGATAACAAAGGGGCCTTCTGGCTTAGCGATTCACGTGAGGTGAAGAATCCTTATTTAGGCAAAGAAATGCTTTCATGTGGCGAGGTTCAGGAAGAAATTAAGTAA
- a CDS encoding efflux RND transporter permease subunit codes for MIQNLIKLSLRNRYFVLLIAIGLFIWGIFAVRDNPIDAIPDLSENQVIVFTEWMGRSPQIIEDQVTFPLVSNLQGIPKIKNIRASSMFGMSFVYVIFEDNVDIYWARTRVMERLNYAQRLLPQDVTPTLGPDGTGVGHVFWYHFDAPKMDLGDQRALQDWYVKFALQTVPGVAEVASFGGFEKQYQLIVDPVKLQYYNVSLMDVMNKVKANNNDVGGRKFEMADMAYIIRGLGYIKNVADIEEIALGNYNGIPVRVKDIGSVQMGGDLRLGIFDADGEGEVVGGIVVARYGENADKVINDVKEKMKDVEKGLPEGVTFKTSYDRSTLIEGAIDNIKTKLIEEIIVVAIIVILFLFHWRSALSIIIQIPVTIAISFILLNAFGLSSNIMSLTGIALAIGVIVDNGIIMSENAYKNLSDWQNHQQNKNP; via the coding sequence ATGATTCAAAATTTAATCAAACTGTCCCTCCGCAACAGGTATTTCGTTTTGCTGATAGCAATCGGCCTTTTTATCTGGGGTATTTTTGCGGTAAGGGACAATCCCATCGATGCAATTCCGGATCTGAGTGAGAACCAGGTCATCGTTTTTACGGAGTGGATGGGCAGAAGTCCCCAGATTATTGAAGATCAGGTGACTTTCCCGCTGGTCAGCAACCTTCAGGGAATTCCGAAAATTAAGAACATCCGCGCCTCTTCCATGTTTGGGATGAGTTTCGTGTATGTCATTTTCGAAGATAATGTGGACATATATTGGGCCAGAACCAGGGTAATGGAACGGCTTAATTATGCGCAGCGCTTACTCCCGCAGGATGTTACCCCTACTCTCGGACCGGATGGCACCGGTGTAGGTCACGTCTTCTGGTATCATTTCGATGCACCCAAAATGGATTTGGGAGACCAGCGTGCCCTTCAGGACTGGTATGTAAAGTTTGCGCTTCAGACGGTTCCCGGTGTGGCGGAAGTAGCCTCCTTTGGCGGCTTCGAAAAACAGTACCAACTCATTGTAGATCCTGTAAAACTCCAGTACTATAACGTATCCCTCATGGATGTGATGAACAAAGTGAAAGCCAACAATAATGATGTGGGCGGACGTAAATTTGAGATGGCCGATATGGCCTATATCATTCGCGGCCTGGGTTATATCAAGAACGTAGCCGATATCGAGGAAATTGCTTTGGGAAATTACAACGGAATTCCTGTGCGGGTGAAAGACATTGGTTCTGTACAGATGGGTGGCGATTTGCGTCTGGGTATTTTTGATGCAGACGGTGAAGGCGAAGTCGTGGGCGGTATCGTAGTGGCACGGTATGGCGAAAATGCGGATAAGGTCATCAACGATGTGAAAGAGAAAATGAAGGACGTTGAAAAAGGACTCCCTGAAGGCGTCACCTTCAAGACATCGTACGACCGCAGTACGCTGATTGAAGGGGCAATAGACAATATTAAAACCAAGCTGATTGAAGAAATTATCGTGGTGGCAATCATTGTTATTCTGTTCCTATTCCACTGGCGAAGTGCATTGAGCATCATCATTCAGATTCCGGTCACCATTGCCATCAGTTTTATTCTGCTCAATGCGTTTGGACTTTCCTCCAATATCATGTCCCTTACAGGAATTGCGCTGGCAATTGGGGTGATTGTAGATAACGGAATTATCATGTCTGAAAATGCCTATAAAAATCTCTCCGATTGGCAGAACCATCAACAAAATAAAAACCCATAA
- a CDS encoding efflux RND transporter permease subunit — protein MKTNWFKNIFRKKDKEKDSYVKIPEDIRLKIIEKSSLQVSRGVFFSTVIIVVSFLPVFMLTGQEGKLFHPLAYTKTFILIVDAILVLTLAPVLISFFMKGKFKDDNKNPINRGLERIYEPLIRWCMKWKKTTLGINILALLISIPMIMNLGREFMPPLDEGSLLFMPVTLPDISNSEAKRLLQVQDKIIKGIPEVDHVLGKAGRANTATDNSPISMIETIILLKPQSEWREGKTKDDLINELNAKLQIPGVTNGWTMPISNRINMLSTGIRTDVGVKVYGQNLDSIAVLSEKIKKELTGIEGIKDMYVEPITGGKYVDIEVKSEEIGRYGLSVDDVNAVVESALGGMKLTTTVEGRQRFSVNARYGQDFRNNLESLRRLPMQTMEFGSIPLSAVADIRLTEGPPMINSENAMLRGTVLFNVRDRDLGSTVKEAQAKLNNMVNKMPKGYFVEWSGQYENLIRGEQTLKMIMPLVLIVIFLSMYFAFNSYREAFFNLISIPFALIGGVFMISLWGVNLSVAVAVGFIALFGLAVETGIVMVIYLNDAMVQLIAKNGNSRETITNEELREYVIHGAAKRLRPKIMTVCVTLFGLVPILWSHGVGSDMMKPIVLPMVGGVFTSAIHILLVTPIIFYMQKEWELNKLGKIDVLDAAH, from the coding sequence ATGAAGACCAACTGGTTTAAAAATATATTCAGAAAAAAAGACAAAGAGAAAGACAGTTACGTTAAAATTCCCGAAGACATTCGGTTGAAGATTATCGAAAAATCATCCTTACAGGTATCCAGAGGCGTATTTTTTTCTACGGTAATCATCGTGGTTTCTTTTCTCCCGGTATTTATGTTGACCGGTCAGGAAGGTAAACTTTTTCATCCGCTGGCGTACACTAAAACATTCATCCTGATTGTTGATGCAATCCTGGTGCTTACCCTTGCCCCGGTGCTCATCTCCTTTTTCATGAAGGGAAAATTTAAGGACGATAATAAAAACCCAATAAACAGAGGCTTGGAACGGATTTACGAACCGCTGATAAGATGGTGCATGAAATGGAAAAAAACCACGCTGGGAATTAATATTTTGGCACTGCTCATCAGTATTCCAATGATAATGAACCTTGGACGTGAGTTTATGCCGCCTTTGGATGAAGGATCCCTGCTCTTTATGCCGGTTACCCTTCCCGATATTTCAAACTCTGAAGCCAAAAGATTACTGCAGGTACAGGATAAAATCATTAAGGGAATTCCGGAAGTGGATCATGTCCTCGGAAAAGCCGGAAGAGCCAACACGGCGACAGATAATTCACCCATCTCCATGATTGAAACCATTATTTTGTTGAAACCGCAAAGCGAATGGCGCGAGGGCAAAACAAAAGATGATCTCATCAATGAGCTGAATGCCAAACTGCAGATTCCAGGCGTAACCAATGGCTGGACCATGCCGATTTCCAACCGGATCAATATGCTTTCAACAGGGATTAGAACGGATGTGGGCGTAAAAGTGTACGGACAGAACCTGGACAGTATCGCGGTCCTTTCCGAAAAAATAAAAAAGGAACTCACCGGTATTGAAGGAATAAAAGACATGTACGTAGAACCCATTACCGGCGGAAAATATGTGGATATTGAAGTGAAAAGCGAAGAAATAGGAAGATACGGCCTAAGTGTGGATGATGTAAATGCCGTCGTGGAAAGTGCGCTCGGCGGAATGAAACTCACCACCACCGTGGAAGGCCGACAGCGCTTTTCGGTAAATGCCAGATACGGCCAGGATTTCAGAAATAATTTGGAATCTCTGAGAAGATTGCCCATGCAGACGATGGAATTTGGTTCCATTCCGCTAAGTGCAGTGGCTGACATTCGTCTTACAGAAGGACCACCAATGATCAATTCTGAAAATGCAATGTTGCGTGGAACTGTTCTATTCAACGTACGCGACCGGGATTTAGGCAGTACCGTAAAAGAAGCCCAGGCAAAACTCAATAACATGGTGAACAAAATGCCAAAAGGTTATTTCGTGGAATGGAGCGGTCAGTACGAAAACCTGATTCGCGGAGAGCAGACTTTAAAAATGATTATGCCCCTCGTATTAATCGTGATCTTTCTTTCCATGTACTTTGCATTCAATTCTTACCGTGAAGCTTTTTTTAATCTCATCAGTATTCCTTTTGCCTTAATCGGCGGCGTATTCATGATTTCGCTTTGGGGGGTGAACCTTTCCGTAGCAGTAGCAGTAGGATTTATTGCACTGTTCGGACTTGCGGTAGAAACCGGAATCGTGATGGTCATTTACCTGAACGACGCCATGGTTCAGCTTATTGCAAAAAATGGCAACTCAAGGGAGACCATCACCAATGAAGAACTTCGTGAATATGTCATTCATGGTGCAGCCAAAAGATTAAGACCAAAGATTATGACGGTTTGCGTGACCCTATTCGGGCTTGTACCCATCCTGTGGAGCCACGGCGTGGGAAGTGATATGATGAAACCAATCGTATTACCGATGGTTGGTGGTGTTTTCACTTCGGCCATTCACATCCTTTTGGTAACACCAATTATCTTTTACATGCAGAAGGAATGGGAACTGAACAAACTAGGGAAAATTGACGTCCTCGACGCTGCCCATTAA
- a CDS encoding TolC family protein: MDSIAANHPVVKMYNAEIRSMDAAAKGARSWMPPTVGAGFFMTPYNAKLWQRDGDMLGMGSVAVSVEQMFPNRKKLNANENLMKAMSSVEKEKLFAALNENFQDAKKLYYSSIVLDKKLKVVKENEKMLDFMIRNAEIRYKNGLSKISAYYKAKAALGSTTNMQLMYENDLRVNRIRLNALMGRDPLAPLEIEPEYNLNDYSLMTFGQDLFYQNRSDLRGIDREINIAKLKQDLEKQNLKPEFGVKFENMFGFGGQPMQFSLMLMAKLPFVSWASGMNKANIESLKLKEEALQAQKEMMVNEYSGMAYGMRNELDLNKNQLKLYEDTIIPALKKNYKSMQLGYEQNTEELFMLYDAWEQLNMAQLEYFEILTKALQTQTEIDRLIERR, translated from the coding sequence ATGGACAGTATCGCAGCCAACCATCCGGTGGTAAAAATGTACAATGCCGAAATCCGGTCAATGGATGCTGCCGCAAAAGGAGCAAGAAGCTGGATGCCTCCAACCGTAGGAGCAGGTTTCTTCATGACGCCCTATAATGCAAAACTCTGGCAGCGCGACGGCGATATGCTCGGCATGGGCTCAGTAGCAGTTTCGGTGGAACAGATGTTTCCTAACAGAAAGAAACTCAACGCCAACGAAAATCTGATGAAGGCAATGTCCTCTGTGGAAAAGGAAAAACTTTTTGCCGCCCTCAATGAAAACTTTCAGGATGCGAAAAAACTGTATTACAGTTCAATCGTCTTGGATAAAAAGCTGAAGGTCGTAAAGGAAAACGAAAAGATGCTGGACTTTATGATTAGAAACGCCGAAATCCGGTACAAAAACGGGCTTTCCAAAATATCTGCATATTACAAAGCCAAAGCCGCCCTCGGAAGCACCACAAACATGCAGCTCATGTACGAGAATGACCTCCGCGTCAACCGGATCCGGTTGAATGCCCTCATGGGAAGAGACCCGCTCGCGCCACTGGAGATTGAACCGGAATACAACCTGAATGATTATTCTCTCATGACTTTTGGTCAGGATCTATTTTATCAGAACAGAAGTGATCTCCGCGGCATCGACCGGGAAATCAATATTGCCAAACTCAAACAGGATTTGGAAAAGCAGAATCTAAAGCCGGAATTTGGCGTAAAGTTCGAAAACATGTTTGGTTTTGGCGGCCAGCCCATGCAGTTTTCACTCATGCTGATGGCAAAGCTGCCGTTTGTTTCCTGGGCTTCAGGCATGAATAAAGCCAATATTGAAAGTCTCAAACTGAAAGAAGAGGCCTTGCAGGCACAGAAAGAAATGATGGTGAACGAATACAGTGGAATGGCCTACGGAATGCGCAATGAACTGGACCTGAATAAAAATCAGCTCAAACTCTATGAAGACACCATTATTCCGGCCTTAAAAAAGAACTACAAATCCATGCAGTTAGGCTACGAGCAGAATACGGAAGAACTCTTCATGTTGTACGATGCCTGGGAACAGCTGAATATGGCCCAATTGGAATATTTCGAGATCCTGACCAAAGCACTGCAGACGCAAACTGAAATTGACCGCTTAATTGAAAGAAGATGA
- a CDS encoding efflux RND transporter periplasmic adaptor subunit: MRKIIIFTMLLFGLTACDKVKFWEDKHTAEAAMHTYTCPMHPEVISDKPGKCPKCGMDLVLKDAPEKKEEGIKLDDLLKPTNEFVVSEQPVIKLKKENIPTTVDALGTVEYDTRQIGSISSRVAGRIEKLYVRYKYQKVSKGQRILDIYSPELLTAQQNLLFVIKNDRSNKTMIDASRQKLLLLGMPASQIQKVIQRGKPDLTVPVFSNYSGHIQQAGSAGSMGSSPQSAPAMASNNAVTAELPLKEGMYLQKGQNIFSVYNPNRTWALINIFSEDIALVSKGQSVMIIPEANPENRFKGIIGFIEPFFRQGSKTVTARVYFDNSTAKIPVGSQVKAEIMSHNRMADWLPKSAVVSLGIDKIAFKKVEGGFIAHKVVTGAVVGDKIQIVSGLLPEDGVAENAQYLMDSESFIKINR, from the coding sequence ATGAGAAAAATTATAATATTCACTATGCTTTTATTTGGTTTGACGGCGTGTGACAAAGTTAAGTTCTGGGAAGATAAGCACACGGCAGAGGCGGCAATGCACACCTATACCTGTCCGATGCATCCTGAAGTGATCTCAGACAAACCCGGAAAATGCCCCAAATGTGGGATGGATTTGGTCCTGAAAGATGCCCCTGAAAAAAAGGAAGAGGGGATTAAACTCGACGATCTGCTGAAACCAACCAATGAATTTGTAGTGTCGGAACAGCCCGTAATAAAATTAAAAAAGGAAAATATTCCCACCACCGTTGATGCTTTAGGGACGGTAGAATACGATACTCGACAGATTGGCAGTATTTCCTCACGCGTTGCGGGCCGTATCGAGAAACTCTATGTGCGGTATAAATACCAGAAAGTGTCGAAAGGGCAGCGTATTTTAGATATATACAGCCCGGAACTTTTAACCGCACAGCAAAACCTGCTCTTCGTTATTAAAAATGACCGCTCAAACAAAACAATGATCGATGCTTCACGCCAGAAACTCCTTCTTTTGGGAATGCCGGCTTCACAGATACAGAAAGTCATCCAGCGAGGGAAACCTGATCTCACAGTTCCGGTTTTCAGCAATTACAGCGGACACATTCAGCAGGCAGGATCGGCCGGAAGCATGGGGTCATCACCACAATCTGCACCCGCAATGGCTTCAAATAACGCGGTCACCGCTGAACTACCCCTAAAAGAGGGAATGTATCTCCAGAAAGGACAGAATATTTTCAGTGTCTACAATCCCAACAGAACCTGGGCCCTGATCAATATTTTCTCTGAAGACATTGCACTGGTCAGCAAAGGACAGTCAGTCATGATCATCCCTGAAGCCAATCCTGAAAATCGCTTCAAAGGAATCATCGGTTTTATTGAACCCTTTTTCAGGCAGGGCAGCAAAACCGTAACGGCGCGCGTCTATTTTGATAATTCCACCGCAAAAATTCCTGTCGGAAGTCAGGTTAAAGCGGAGATTATGAGCCACAACAGAATGGCAGATTGGCTGCCGAAATCAGCGGTGGTTTCTTTGGGGATTGATAAAATTGCGTTCAAAAAAGTTGAAGGCGGTTTTATTGCCCACAAGGTTGTTACCGGCGCGGTGGTAGGCGATAAAATTCAGATCGTCAGTGGTTTGCTTCCTGAAGATGGAGTTGCCGAAAATGCACAGTACCTGATGGACAGCGAAAGTTTCATAAAAATTAACAGATAA
- a CDS encoding efflux RND transporter periplasmic adaptor subunit yields MKFNILMLALLVFLYSCKKEEDPHAGHDIYYTCSMHPQVVSDKPGKCPICHMDLVPVEKKKNADPNEIVLNDEQVKLGNIKTVALSDGSMADKLTLTGTLNFNQYQMQAVSSRVMGRVERLYYKNIGDFVPKGAPLVDIYSEELNNAKQEYLLALERRKLFVGNTSIDFDQLLQSSRNKLYLWGMSEGQIKQLERSGKATPTTTVFSNAAGYITDLSIAEGDYLAEGGTIVNLADLSSLWAEAQVYSSQMALLQKDSKVTVYIPDLDNLKINGKVDFTNPEISASSRINLVRISVPNKGNLLKPGMPVYVLVENKSRDGLSMPVDAVIRDGKSSTVWVKTAKNTFVNRMVETGLEYEDRIEITSGIKAGDEVVVSGAYLLNSEYIFKKGVDPMAGHDMSTM; encoded by the coding sequence ATGAAATTTAATATTTTAATGCTTGCCTTGCTGGTTTTTCTTTACTCCTGTAAAAAGGAGGAAGATCCGCATGCCGGCCACGATATCTACTACACCTGTTCCATGCACCCGCAGGTAGTCTCCGATAAACCCGGAAAATGCCCCATTTGTCACATGGATTTGGTGCCTGTGGAGAAGAAAAAGAATGCGGATCCTAACGAAATTGTTTTGAATGACGAGCAGGTTAAACTTGGGAATATCAAAACAGTCGCGCTATCTGATGGGTCTATGGCCGACAAACTTACCCTGACCGGAACACTCAATTTTAATCAGTACCAAATGCAGGCAGTAAGTTCCAGAGTAATGGGTAGAGTTGAACGGTTGTATTATAAAAACATTGGCGATTTTGTTCCGAAGGGGGCGCCGTTGGTCGATATTTACAGTGAAGAACTCAATAATGCAAAGCAGGAATATTTGCTGGCATTAGAAAGACGCAAGCTGTTCGTCGGTAATACTTCCATTGATTTTGATCAGTTGCTCCAAAGTTCCCGCAACAAGCTTTATTTATGGGGAATGTCCGAAGGCCAGATCAAACAGCTGGAAAGATCAGGAAAAGCCACACCTACTACTACCGTGTTCAGCAATGCGGCCGGTTACATCACCGATCTGAGCATTGCCGAAGGCGATTATCTTGCCGAAGGTGGCACCATCGTGAATCTGGCAGATCTTTCATCGCTTTGGGCAGAGGCGCAGGTGTATTCTTCCCAAATGGCTCTCCTTCAGAAAGACAGCAAGGTCACCGTATATATTCCCGATCTGGATAATTTGAAGATTAATGGGAAGGTTGATTTTACAAACCCTGAAATAAGCGCCTCCAGCAGGATAAATCTGGTTCGCATTTCCGTGCCCAACAAAGGAAATCTGCTGAAACCCGGCATGCCGGTATATGTTCTGGTGGAAAATAAATCCCGTGATGGTCTTTCAATGCCTGTGGATGCGGTAATCAGGGATGGCAAATCTTCCACGGTGTGGGTGAAAACCGCGAAGAACACCTTCGTCAACAGAATGGTGGAAACGGGTCTCGAATATGAAGACAGAATAGAAATCACATCAGGAATTAAGGCGGGAGACGAAGTAGTGGTGTCCGGAGCATACCTACTGAACAGTGAATACATTTTCAAGAAAGGGGTTGATCCCATGGCGGGTCACGATATGAGCACAATGTAA
- a CDS encoding heme-binding domain-containing protein, protein MRKLNMIGWLAVLVVAIVLVIQVIPVERNVSTVPPGQSFEKTEKVPANVAAILKVSCYDCHSNNTRYPWYSVLQPGAWFMARHIKKGKEELNFDEFNNYSKRRKKAKIKSIISQIEKDEMPLKSYRMMHGNARLSADEKKELLDFFRDNEYSK, encoded by the coding sequence ATGAGAAAATTGAATATGATAGGCTGGCTGGCGGTGCTAGTGGTGGCTATTGTTTTAGTCATTCAGGTCATACCGGTGGAGCGTAATGTCTCCACCGTTCCGCCAGGTCAAAGTTTTGAAAAAACCGAAAAGGTGCCCGCCAACGTGGCTGCAATCCTTAAAGTTTCCTGCTATGACTGTCATTCAAATAATACCCGTTATCCCTGGTATTCGGTATTACAGCCGGGCGCGTGGTTCATGGCCCGGCATATTAAAAAAGGCAAAGAAGAACTCAATTTTGATGAGTTCAATAACTATTCAAAAAGACGTAAAAAAGCAAAAATAAAAAGCATCATCAGCCAGATTGAGAAAGACGAAATGCCTTTAAAATCATACCGCATGATGCACGGAAACGCCAGATTATCAGCGGATGAAAAAAAAGAACTGTTAGATTTTTTTCGTGACAACGAATATAGTAAGTAA
- a CDS encoding helix-turn-helix domain-containing protein, whose amino-acid sequence MKLNIKNMVCSRCLKVLRQELEQLGIKVSSIELGVLVIDEMAGNHTEIMAKIESVLHTNKFEIIHSPEEVLVEKIKHFLLCKIEEPPLDSTVNLSQILSTEFNHEYKSLSKLFSHFENTTLKKYFIKLKIEKVKQLIQLRQYTFSEIGHLLDYSSVNHLSRQFKEITGESMTEYKNAELANRRPYDEIS is encoded by the coding sequence ATGAAATTAAATATTAAAAATATGGTTTGCAGCCGATGTCTCAAAGTGCTTAGGCAAGAGCTTGAACAACTGGGAATTAAGGTTTCATCAATTGAACTCGGGGTATTGGTAATCGACGAGATGGCTGGTAATCATACTGAAATCATGGCGAAAATTGAAAGTGTTCTCCATACCAATAAATTTGAAATAATCCATAGTCCAGAGGAAGTGCTCGTCGAAAAAATTAAACATTTTTTGCTTTGTAAAATAGAAGAGCCCCCTCTCGATTCCACGGTAAACCTATCTCAAATTTTAAGCACGGAGTTCAACCACGAATATAAGTCACTGAGCAAGTTGTTCTCACACTTTGAAAATACAACGCTGAAAAAATATTTTATTAAATTAAAAATTGAGAAAGTAAAACAACTTATTCAACTCAGGCAGTACACCTTTTCAGAAATAGGGCATCTCCTGGATTACAGCAGCGTCAACCATCTGTCGAGACAGTTTAAAGAGATTACCGGAGAGAGCATGACTGAGTATAAAAATGCTGAACTAGCCAATCGAAGACCCTATGATGAAATTAGTTAA
- a CDS encoding heavy-metal-associated domain-containing protein yields the protein MKQQIEITGMSCEGCVKNVEKALKEIDGVQNVKASLHPPRAVIEAEKSINTAQLTQALAKVGYSIAGASVDENLKKSGGSCCC from the coding sequence ATGAAACAACAAATTGAAATAACAGGAATGTCCTGCGAAGGCTGCGTTAAAAATGTCGAAAAAGCGTTGAAAGAAATTGATGGCGTACAGAATGTAAAAGCGAGTCTGCATCCACCACGCGCAGTTATTGAAGCAGAGAAATCGATTAATACAGCGCAGTTAACGCAAGCCTTGGCGAAAGTAGGTTATAGTATTGCCGGCGCTTCCGTAGATGAGAATTTAAAAAAGTCTGGTGGCTCCTGTTGCTGTTGA
- a CDS encoding four-helix bundle copper-binding protein, translating to MMARCIQLDMECAAICYASAQLMSLGSDKAKDICRICADICEACAAECEKHAQHGMDHCRECAEACRKCAEECRKMAA from the coding sequence ATGATGGCGAGATGCATTCAGTTAGACATGGAATGCGCAGCGATCTGCTATGCATCAGCACAGTTAATGAGCCTCGGCAGCGACAAAGCAAAAGACATTTGCCGTATTTGTGCCGACATCTGTGAAGCATGTGCTGCAGAATGTGAAAAACATGCACAACATGGAATGGATCATTGCCGTGAATGTGCAGAAGCTTGCAGAAAATGCGCCGAAGAATGCCGGAAAATGGCAGCGTAA
- a CDS encoding YVTN family beta-propeller repeat protein translates to MKKFFTPTLVVILTMLFVMVSSCGNNDNSNTNSSNTDKPSSLPRAKVYVANEAGGSVSVIDLQDSLKTTSIDLSDSAGTMFMAHNVQVAPNGKSVWVAAAGMDSSKTNYLIVIDPNSGTIKERVLLGKDLHVAHVVLDDQSKNAFVTAGATNEVIQVDATTYQVVRKFDLGAKHAPHGLRYAKGKLYVANMDGKSMSVITVADGKVTDIPLGGIAPQVAVTRDDKFIFISLYDTKEVIQYDLKNGQLNRIPLPATAQGPIQLYATPDSKLLYVADQGELLGRPVSNEVYVIDIPNAKVISTIKVGKKAHGVVASNDGKSVYVTNTIDNTVSVIDVASQKVIHTIPVGKGPNGISYWFETGGMP, encoded by the coding sequence ATGAAAAAATTTTTTACCCCGACATTGGTTGTCATATTGACCATGCTATTTGTTATGGTCAGCAGTTGCGGCAATAACGATAATAGCAATACCAATAGTAGTAATACTGATAAACCATCTTCATTGCCAAGGGCTAAAGTTTATGTAGCCAATGAAGCCGGAGGCAGTGTTTCAGTTATTGATCTTCAGGATAGCTTAAAAACTACAAGCATTGACTTAAGTGATAGCGCCGGAACTATGTTTATGGCCCATAATGTTCAGGTGGCCCCCAATGGAAAATCTGTTTGGGTGGCGGCAGCAGGTATGGACAGCAGTAAAACAAATTACTTAATAGTTATTGACCCAAACAGCGGTACAATAAAAGAGCGTGTGCTGTTAGGTAAAGATCTACACGTGGCCCATGTAGTTTTAGACGATCAATCAAAGAATGCATTTGTAACCGCAGGTGCAACGAATGAGGTCATACAAGTAGATGCAACGACCTATCAGGTGGTACGGAAGTTTGATTTAGGTGCAAAACATGCACCACATGGTTTGCGCTACGCTAAAGGCAAATTGTATGTAGCCAATATGGACGGAAAAAGCATGTCTGTCATTACTGTAGCTGATGGCAAAGTAACTGATATTCCTCTTGGCGGAATAGCTCCACAGGTGGCAGTTACCCGTGATGATAAATTTATTTTCATCTCTTTATACGACACAAAAGAGGTGATACAGTATGACCTTAAAAATGGTCAACTAAACAGAATACCATTACCTGCTACTGCTCAAGGTCCAATTCAGTTGTATGCTACCCCTGATAGTAAGTTACTGTATGTGGCTGACCAGGGAGAGTTACTCGGAAGACCGGTTTCAAACGAGGTTTATGTAATAGACATACCAAACGCAAAAGTGATAAGTACCATTAAAGTTGGTAAGAAGGCACACGGTGTTGTAGCAAGCAACGACGGCAAATCAGTTTATGTAACAAATACTATAGACAATACAGTTTCTGTGATTGATGTGGCAAGTCAAAAAGTAATCCACACAATCCCGGTTGGCAAAGGCCCTAATGGAATAAGCTATTGGTTTGAAACTGGCGGTATGCCGTAA